The DNA sequence AAACCAgcgtcctctttttttcctttccactGATGATGGTCATTTGCTCGACTTTTTCTTCATTCTTCGTTTCAATTGAAGGTCAACTTAAGGAAGTTAGGCTGAGcttgattgttttgttgaacAACTTTTTTGATGTGTGCAACATCTCGACAGCTTGACGACTTTTACCTGCCTGACATTTTCAAAGCAACAATTAAGCTCATGTACtcgtttgggatttttcattttgacgTGATTTGGACTTTTTCAAACGCACACTCTCAAATTCTGCACTTTTAGTGACTTTGAAGTCCGTTCGGAAAATGCTTCCTTTTCGTTTGCATGTCGTCAGCGTTTGCCGTATTTGTAAACTCAAGGGTTCCGCTTCATGCATGTCGAGTCCTCCCCCTTGTGGagaaaatgttgtctttcttgcatgtgtgcatgtggCGTGACCACCTACGTACTGTCGGTGGCGTGCGCTCACGTGCACATGTTATGGCCGAACCCCGACAGACTCTTTGTTGACTCCTAGACAAAGGCTAAGGCAATATGGAAGTAAAcactgctgccatctaggggcacTTGTCAATATTGTTCTGCCCAAATACATTTGCACTCGCGAGGAAACATGCTTCAGATAacaaacggatggatttttaaaaatgagtatTTTAATGAAGATTTTTTGGTTTTGTGCCGGCAGCTGCGAAAGGACGCGGCGGAGAGCTGCGGCCGCACTCCATGTTCATCCCGGGCCAGTACTCCACGCTGGGCCGGGTGGGAAGCGTCAACTCGGCGCTGCGGCGCTCGCGCACCCGAGATTCCAGCTGCCAGACGGACGAGGTGAAGGTGGTGCCGCCGTCCATGAGGAGAATCCGCGCTCAGCGAGGGCAGGGCATCGCCGCCCAGATGGCCGCCATCTCCACGTCCTCCTCCACCGGCAGCATCTCCGTCTGCGGCAGCGACGGCTCGGGCCTCCGCCGGCGGAACGGGGACCCTTCGCCGTTCAGCAGTCTGCCCCGCCAAGGCGCCAGGGTGTCCCTCAGCGCCGACCCCATCTACAGCAGCACCCCCATCAAGGCGCAAGATGGCGGCGCTCCGCGGCGGCAAATCGGAAAGCTGCAGGCGGACGACACGGCGGTGCACATGAGGAAGGCCCCGAGGACGGGCGCCCTCCCCAGGCCCAGGTCCCAGGAGGTGAGGCGGACGCTTTCCGGCGACTGGGGCGGGGGTCCGGCCTGTGCGGTGTCGCCGCATGCCGCCTACGCCACCTCGCTCATCCCCAACGCCACGCTGTCCCGTTCGGCGCAGGTGGTCGCCCTCAGCGCGGCGGGACAGCCCACGGCTCGGCCTGTCTCTCGGGCCGAGCCCCTCGTCAGCCACAGCCCCACCTGTCCGTCGCTGGCCACTTCCGGCGCAACACCGGAGGGGAGCAGCCTGGCGCCCGCGTCACCTTCCCTTCAGACGGACGAGCAGTGGATCTACGACACGGCAGAGAACGTGGCGGTCCCGCAGCGGACGCTGACGTCCAGCTCGTCCACTCCCGTCAATCAGCTGTACGCCAGCCTGGAGGCCTCATCTCGGACCACCACCGATTCCAGCTCGCTCCACTCCCAAGACAACGACGGCTATTACACCTCCATGCACTTGGACTCGGGTCTGCGTTCGCGTAGTCACGGCAACCGGGCCGCCAGGCACAGCATGTACGAGTGCCGGCAGATGGCCGCCCATCAGGACGAGTACGGGAGCTTGTACGGCGACCGCTCCTTGTCCCGAAGCATCTCCCTGCGCAAGTCCAAGAAGCCCCCGCCGCCCCCGACTCGAACCGACTCCCTAAGACGCAAAGCCGGTCCCAAGAAACCCCTCGGGGGCACGTTGGACCCCAACCTGATCGCCAGCCTGCAGCACAGCCTCCAGCTGGGGCTGCGGCTCGGCAGAGGTCCCGGCGCCTCGCCGTCGTCGCCCTCGCACAGTCCCAGCAGCGACTACGACGACCCTTGGGTGCCGCGTCCGCGGAGTCAGAGTAGCGTTAGCGCCGGCAGTTCGGCCGCCAGCGCAAACGGCGTCTCCAACGCGTACTCGCTTTGCCAGGTCACGCCCGCGCACAGCGACAGCAGCAGCCTGCGATCCGACTATGCCGACTCGTGGGGCTACTACGCGGAATACCCGCCACGCAACCACCACGGTGAGCAGAGCGCACCGCCGACGCCGGTGGCACAGAGCGCGGACGGCGTGTCAAGCGGGCCTCAGCAGAACGGGAGCGGCGAGAGGCCGGGAACGCCGCTTCAGGAGGAAAGGCTGCCGGCAAAAAGTAAAACGTCCTCGCCGGAGCGAGTGCACAGGCTGACGTCGCCCTCCAGCGGCTACTCCAGCCAGTCCAACACCCCCACCGCCGGGACCCCCGTCCCCAACGGGATCAGGTCCACGTCCCCCTCGGGCAGCCGCCCCAGACCCAAAGTCCCCGAGAGGAAATCTTCTCTGCTCTCGTCGCTTTCCGTCTCGTCTTCTTCCACCTCCCTCTCGTCCACCACGTCCGACTCGCCCAAGGCGCCGGCGCACCTGCCGCTGACCTCGTCCTCGGCTCCGACCACGCCGCTAAGCCCGCCGCCGCCCTTCCCAGCCGACATGAATGTAGatatgccgccgccgccgggatGCTCCACGTCCCCGGAGTTCCCACCGCCACCCTCGGACGAAATGCTCTTCGGCCCCACCTTGTGTCCTCCTTCGCCTCCTGCGTCCCTCACGgttccgccgccgccgccgccgcctcctccgttGCCTGCTTCCCTCGCCGTCCGCCCCAGAAAGGCGGCGGCCAAAGCCGAGCTTCCGGAAAGTCCCGCAAAGTGTCCCGCCTTCCTCATCACGCCGTTTGCCCTGCAGAGTGTCCGGCTGCGCTCGGTCGCACGCACGCGGAAGGAGAGCGACGGCCGCCTGGACTCGGACGAGTGTCGGCCCGCCTTGCGCAACGGCTCCTCGGAGGATCCTGCTCCGCCGCCTGTCTCCGAGCTCCCGGAGGAGCCGTCGTTGGACGGCGGTCTCCGAGGTGACGCGGCTGACAACGACAAAGTTGATGAGCGGAACTGCCTGCTGAGGATAGAAGAAGTGCAGAAAGCATTGCCGAGCGACGGCGGCCCCCCCGTCAAACGGAAGCCCCCCGCCACGGCCAAGAAAGACAAATTGTCTTTTGCCCTGTCGCCGAATCCCCAACCAGTCCAGGAGGCGGTCCCGTCTCCGTGCAGGGACGCGGACGCAGCGGCGCAATCGCACGAGCAAAGTTGCGAGACGGCTGCCCAAATCGCCGGCGTCTCGGACCCGGAAATCTTCcacgacgaggacgaggacgaggacgacggCACCGAGGACGGCGGCAGCAGTTGGGCGGACTCCGTCAACTCCCAGGAGAACGACGCAGGTTTGTTTTGCAACGAGAGCTGTCAAACCATTTGGAATCACATCTGAGAATTTGGaggctttttaatcaacattttttgccggCAAATTCCAAGCGCAGCTGTTATGTGttcatttgttccactttttatgttatgaggacgtcttcgaCCATTTTTGATGCACTGCACACGCTCGTCCTCCTCTTTTACTCATCACTTAATTACTTGCATGATTTCAAATGGGggaaatagtttgacatgaacaaatattgtcaaacacaaaaatgtatgaaGCGCATGTAGTTGTGTTTATTGCTGAAACGCGAGCTGCGCGGCTTCAACGGAAACGGATCATTCAAAGGATCGTCTGCGGTCACAATGAAGGGTGGGATTCATCTGACATCGTGAATGCCATCGTTTTTTGTGACGAAGGAATTCGTTACGGCGTGAACTACTTTCAACGTGATCGGCGCTCGGCAAATGCTGGTGGCGCCCGTCTGGTTGCGCCGGTTTAATGATGGTTAGCCGGGAAATTGCAAAGTCGGCTTCGCCGGCGAGGACGGCGCTCAGCGGCACTTCACGGCCTGCAGATTGTGGAGATGGGAGGTGAAAGTTCAAAGTCTTCATTTGCCACTTTGCTTCTTGGGCCAATTTTAGGAGCGTCTCGTCCTACCTGATGATGGTTTGCTTTGTCACATGacagatgacatcatcatgtgACCGCGGTGACGTCACAACCGGatggaacaaaacaaattggGCAAAATAGTGTCGTCTCGGATGTTGGCGGAGACCAGCACAATTTCGAtgctttctttctctctttctttctttgcacGATTTACACAAGAGCGGCAGGACAGTGAAATCCTTTTGCTGTTTTTCTTGCTGTCGCTCTTGCAGCCGCTGGCGGCTTTAGCGTGTGGGGGGGGGCGCTTATGATGCTAGTAGCCAAGGGGGGAGGGGCTCCATGGCATGACGGGGAGGGGAGGGCGGCGGCTGTTTGTAGGGGATGAAGCGGACGCTTGCGCGTAACCCGAGAGCGCTGGcagccggcggcggcggcgcatcGCCGGCATGTCGGCGAGCGGACGACGGATGTAACCCggcatgcgtgtgtgcgtccGGCAGGTGACGTGTTTGACGAGGCGGCGCCCGACGGGACCCCGGAGACGGCCAGCATGGTCACCCCCACTCCCACGCCCACCCGGACCACCGAGGACCTCTTCGCCGCCATACACAGGTACGAGCGGCAGCGTTGTCTTGCGCTCGACCGGCGAGCAGTCGAGCAGTCGAGCAGTCGTGGGCGGGCAGGAAGGAGCTTCCCGCTCGCTTTCCCAAAAGTGCCTCGTTTGCAGTCTCATTAGTGCTTTGTTCTTTAGTTGCCCTTTGACCCGTCCGTGCTCTTTGGCGAGGCGTTAGCATGAAGCCAGCCGACTTGTTTTGCGTCTAGTTTCAAGTGCAGCTAACATGAAACCGCTTGAAGATTTGTATGCTCACTATCTGAACCCAGTTTAATTTTGGGCCAAAAAGCAAACCAGCAAATGAGTCTCATTTTGCCAAACTCTGAAGTTGTCAAGTTGCCGTCGTGTGACGCCTTGTTGCCTCTTCAGACCGCAGCCGAGCTCCATTTTGTCTCCCTGCACTCAAGAGATGCAAAAGTGCCAtcttgtgtgtgcttttgcGCTCTCTGACACACATCTCGTATACGCTGTTGCAAgcaggaagggggaggggcacATGAATTTGTCATGCGGCGTGACACTTTATTTTTCAAGCTCACGTTTCACTTCTCTGAGTTGAGCGCTTGCAATTTGAGTCCAAAGCTTGCAAACGTCGCCATCTACAGGAACCCGTCAGTCATTACAAAGCGGGATTGTCTTCCACATGTTGTCAAATGGACTGGACCAATATGGCGGTTCAGACGTCCGTCCCAGATGACGGAGTTGAAAAGCCGGCGATGAGCGGCACAAGCGTGACATGAAACGTGATCACGTGACAGATGAGACGCCAAGGAAACGCCGTCCAGCCGGCATCCGTTTGTGTTGCCGGCGCTATGCTAACGTTGCGTGCTTATGTAAGCCGAGCGAGGCGCCAGCGTCGGCTTGAATGTAGGCCAACGCCGGCACATTCCACTTTGCAAAACACCGCACCCCCCACACCCCCGcaccccccacaccccacccctcccctcgCTGACATCTAATCTGAGGATTAGCGATTTTGTCTCACTGCCGCCTTCATTGCTGCAACGCAATTTCTCTTTGTGGCGTTTCCTTTTCAATACGGACAGATTCGAGGCAAACTAattcattcatgaaaaaaatggaaatgtggaaactattttacaataaatgaaTTCATTAATAAGCAAACACATGTTAAATgcatttgtgaaattgttttgatattttcttcattttaatctatcaaataacacaaatattttataaaatacttCAAATCCATCCATAGTTTGCCGCATTTCCAACTTGATTTGTGTCGACGCATTCCAAAGTTGACAATTGATGTCAAAGGTCACagaagaagttttttttctgacagttGATCAAAacccacatttttcaaattttcgtcatttctttttcattttagtatgtcaacaaaatatttggggggggggggctaacgTTTGAAACATAttaataggggggggggggggtcttgtcATTTTGGATGTGACGCGAGTTGAGTTTGATGCTGCCGCGCCGTCCTGATGATGACGTTTCCCGTCGGCAGGTCCAAGCGGAAGGTCCTGGGTCGCAAAGAGTCGGAAGAAGACAAGCCCCGGTCGGGGAGTCAGTCGCCCCCCGCGACGCCCCCCACCACGCCCCCCTGCGGCTCCCCCGTGTCGGCGTGCTTGTCGCGGCCGTCGGGCTCCATCCAGCGTCCGCTGCGCAAGTCGTCCACCAGCAGCGACAACTTCAAAGCGCTGCTGCTGAAGAAGGGCAGCCGTTCGGACGGCGCCTTCCGCATGTCCGCCGCCGAGATGCTGCGTTCCACCGACCCCCGCTGGCAGCGCGAGCGCgaccccccgccgccgccgtcctcgCCGCCCCGCGGCAAGCGCGCGGCGGACGAGCGCGGCCGCTACGAGGCGCCGGCGCTGTCGCCGCCGGCCGCCTTCAAGTACGGCCGCTCGCGCACGCCCCCGTCGGCCGCCAGCAGCAAATACAACGCGCGATGTCGGATCCTCAGCAGCCCCATGACCGTCATCTGCGAGCGAGACGGCGAGTACGCCGACGCCAACGCCACCTTATCTGACGACGGCGGCCGTTGAGGACTCAAAGGACTTGGGAGCTTCTTCAGGTTTCATTTTCATGCGTTTGTTTACGTTCTGCCGTCGCGCGTCCTTCCTGCGTTTTGACGAGCAGGCATGCTTCAGTCCAGTACCACAACGCGCTCCGCAAACTTTGTTTTTCCCGCCGTTCAGGCTCGTTACGATTTTTCATAGGCCGACAAGAGTTTGTTGTTGAATCCCACAGAGGCGGACGATCAGCGGCATTCCCGATCAGCGGCATTCCCGATCGCGACGGATATTGATCCGTGCGGCAAAagagatcttttttttctttttgttccaaTCGATCCGTGCGGCAAACCAGTGGTGGGATTTGAGTTTACTTTTATGGTACACGGGTTGACACTTGACCTTTGCGTGCCCCAACTTACACAGTTTTCATTCATGAAcgctcgttttgtttttttgctactgGCCACAATTTTGTGCTTCAAATGAAGGCCAAAAAACAAAGCAGGAAACGTCGCTGTTGCATTTTGAGACTAAGAAATCCAAggatgcaaaatgaaaacactcacaAGGAGCCACAACTTGCGCACTCCAGCTCCTGATGTCAAGCAAtaaggccacgccccttaaaggtGCACATCTAACACACAAATTCTCCAATACAATCCTTTTTTCACTGCACTTTATACAATCCCGTGTTCTCTTTGTAATAAAGAACAATACAAAAGTGCTGAGTCACTGTCTGTCTGTCCCACTGCACTTCCCTCCTGTAATGCCCtcgcatgtgggaaaggagagccactgTTGCCGATGCACTTTTCAGCCAGCAAATGGCATAACGAGTAGACTCGTGCAGGAGCTGTTGTGGGCCACGGCTCACACCCGGACACTTACGCAGATTCTCGGATGTCACCGCCAAgtcccgcctcttaaaggcacatgcaTGTTCACaggttgtttttgtgttgcaaaaTGTTTATGACGCATTTGAGAAGTTGAAATGCACGTTTCAagcgccccccccaaaaaaaatgtgcatgttttcaATGTATTGCTCTGAAGCATGTCTGTTCACCGAGACAAAAAGTGGACAAGGTGctgtccaaaacaaaaaaacttccaaTTGGACCTTTTGCACTGTGCGTTCTTGTGCTGTTCCGTTTGTTTGTCCAAAACGTTTTCCTGAAAACCAGCTTCGATGATCATTTTTCCAACCGGTTCTTCTTTGGCTAGTGGTCGCCAAAGTCACACAAACTGCCGTTgatccctcttttttttgttacatattgTTCTGTAgtgtttgtaaataaatgaaagtttaAAGCCACGTGCACtgtttttcattgattttgtttGCTTGCTGAATGAAACCTATTTGATTTCAACGTAAGGATGGATTATTTCATATCAAGTATTATTGAGGCCATCGATACGACTGTCCACTTTCAATTAAAACCGGCTCGTAAATCACGTTTGCCTTTCAATGTGATGACTGCGTCTCGGTCCGGATTCCCACCTTCCACAAATGCCAAATCAGCAGCTCATTATGTGACGGTGGCTGGGTGGGCGGGGCTTTTCTGTCCAATCCCACCAAAAGGACAAGACGTGCCGAGACAGTGGACAATTGACGTCACCGGTGCCCTTGGCGCGCTTTTTCCACAGCGaatccccaaaaaaatggccacTGGGGGGCACTGTAACATTAAGACGCAAACAAAAGGAGCATTTCACAGCTGTTGGTATTTGCACAGGATGTCAAGTTAAATTCAAttcttttttaatcacaagCATGTCAAAAGGCTTCGCAAGGCCACTGCACTTgtacatttttacaattatataaatcagcacaaaggtttacatacatattttttacatttgtactgacttatattaaaaaaaagatttgtctttttgtttgtttatattcacgtgtgtgcgtgcacgaaGATTACAAAGATGCCCAAATGTTTCCAATTCAGCGCAGTCTTGCTTTTGGCCAGGAGAGGGCACCATAAGTGAAGTTTGAAGAACTGAAGGCAATTTTCCAAGCAGTTTCTtcaagtgcttttttttgtgtttctggcCGGGGATGGTTTGATTTAGATTTAGAATCTCTTCCCATGCATGTAAAAATCACAGATATATTTGcgtatgtgaaaaacacgtgaaaattaCGAATTTATTTGTGTGAGCCAAATCTCTCTCTGTCTTGGAGGTGCGTGATCATCATGTGACCAGCGGAGGGCAGCAATGCGCTTGATGTGCCTGTGCCGggaatgaagaagaagaaggaggaggcggaggctTTCGCCGTGACGTCATCGTGATCTTGTTTGTTGTACATGCTACAGCTAGTCGCGCTTGGGttttaatttgtgtgtgttttgtgaagATGACAAGCCCCAAACCCGTCAACATCAGCTCCATACCCATCGACGGCTTTAGCAATTTAAGAATTACCTCCATTTGGACCTTCCTCATGTCTGTAGGTTCAACAAATGAGTGACGCTAGCGCGCTAAGCGCAGTCGTCGCCAAGCCAAACGCGgtcgttttgtttgtttgactttcGGCGTGTCGacggtttgtttttgtgttgtttgcagGTGAAGTGGTCGGAGCCGTGGCTGCTGGCTGCTTTGGCGTTTCACATCGTTTGTCTTTGCCTGACTTTGCTGACGTGCAAGTTTTACAGAGCGCAGATCTGCCACTTCCTGCTCATCAGTAAGAAAAGAAAACGATTCATTGGATCGCCACCTTGTTTTGATTTAGTACAGACTTTAAAGTAAGACTTGTTGCTAGCATGTAACGAAAGGATTTTGATGGCGAATTGTGACCTCGAACTGCAAGTATATGTTGAGTGTTTGGTGTTGTTGTTTCCCACAGTTGCCTTAGTATCCAGTGCTGAATATTTAAATGAGCTGGCAGCAATGAACTGGAGGTAAGCCGAGCCGGTCCGGTCCGGTCACGTTTTGGGAATGTTTGCTCCATTGTGACATGTCAGTGTGCGCTTGAATGAGTGAAGGTGAAACCTGTTGCAGGTTGTTCTCCGAGTTCCAGTACTTTGACTCCAAGGGAATGTTCATCTCGTTGGTCTTCTCCATCCCGTTGCTCTTCAACGCCGTCATCATTGTGGTAATATGACATTTGGTTGTCGGGAGGGACAAAGAtaccactattttttttgttctggagGCTGCGTGTTGTTAGCATTGAGCAAGTGAATTTGTGCGCCGCAGACGGTGTGGCTCTCCAGGACCTTCTCCACGATGGTCCAGCTGAAGACGCTGCAGCTCAAGCGCAAGGCGCGCCTTGCCAAGAAAAGCCACTGACGCTTTCCTCTCGTACGTCACAGCGTTCCCTTTGTTAGCAGGGGTGGCCACGTACGGCCCCGCCCGCTCGCCCCGCCCGCcacaacatacaaaaacaaatgcaacctCAGAGGAAGTGCTGTGAAAGTTGGATTCCAAGTCTGACttggtttgtttcttctttcttcCTCCTCACTCTACATGATTTTCACACACTGGCGGCCAACAACggggcactctaaagtggccacgcCAGCAGACTATCTGACAGGAAGATACGTTTTTCCGACCATAGACGTCGCTAGCTGGCTAACTGCTGGCGGCTGATGCCAAAGAAGACGCTTCAATTCATTGTTTGactttgttttcaaaaatgaGAAGTTTTTGATCCCTATATCAACATTTGTGTCCATTCCATGTAGATAAGAATAGGACACAattcgtcgctgctatgtgaaaaacacgcatgtccatttttgacctTTTTACGCTTTTGGGATGAAATTGAATGCTGAatccaaaaatggaaaaaaacaaaaaacaatggacacaagtgtttttcatatggcAGCGACAaattgcaaacttttttttttgtatgggttGCATTCAAATAGAATTGCTGAAATTTGAAacttattttcataattttggtAAATTTGGCAAAATTCTGAAAAACCTTCATGCAAACAATTAACACTCTTGCTATCAAATCTTTTTGGGCAACACTTGACATGAGCAGAAGCTGAGAATTCTTGCAAAgttgatgacgtcacgtcaGCCATCGTCGCCGTCGCACGATGATGTCGTCAGGAACTAAGTGGCGTCGCGTCCGTTTCAACACTTGTGTCCAAAAGGAAAACCCTTTTCAGCTGGCTTTCACCCCGTGACGTCATCTAGGGAAAGTTTGCCAACACGGCCTCTCAGTTATTCACCAGctggccactagagggcgccaTGAACTAAAATAAACGAAGGGCCCTGGTATGAGGCCAGTAGAAGAAGGGggtgatgatgaggaggaggaggaggaggatgatgaagagGTGTCACGTTACATCCTGGATGAAAGCAAATGAGGAGCGTGTGTGATTGAAGCCATTTGGCCGCGGCAGGCGTCGACTGACTGATTAGCTGATTAGCGATTGTCAAGGCAAGCAGCTGTGAACTTGATTTTTTAGTAATTGCTTGGCTCGACTCGTTTTCAGgcattttaatcaaaatttgttttctttcatcCACAATTGACTTTCAAATCAgttattttctttataaaataGAAGTTCTGTTGGCATACGATTTTGTGTAACTTGTAGAATGTTTTtggaacaaatattttgaatgtaaacaaataaatatatgtatagaCAAGTCAGTGTTTTCCATTAAATTTTCAGTTTGATATAAAAAGATCCCATTCCTTCAAAGTTCTCCCTCCCCAGTGTGTTGTCACAAAGCAACgttttgttgtccttttttcCCACGGTTCCATCCAAGTCGGGGTGAAAAGTGCGGCAGCTGCAGGTCGGCACGAACGCTTGGACAAATTGACACCAACGTTAACACAACAAACACTTCAAGGGTGACGCATCACTaaatcaacagttttttttttcttgctgataAATTGCATAAACTGGTGTGGACAAACGCCGTccacatgtcctggtcattatttggacatttgaatgcatgtttgttgaaagcttaaatttggggcaaaaagcgtgcgtttggcgccatcttcaggttTATCCCTGACATCAACTCAGTTTGTCTGATTGTCCTCTCGTTAGACGACACGATACGGACGACGTCACTTGTGGCGCGTGACGTCGTCGCCCCCGCCAGCCAccggctcattctcgtacacgccCCCTAAACGCCTTCTTAGCCACTTgcagctgtcaatcacagccggACCACGCCCAACTCTGCGGCATGCG is a window from the Vanacampus margaritifer isolate UIUO_Vmar chromosome 19, RoL_Vmar_1.0, whole genome shotgun sequence genome containing:
- the nhsl1b gene encoding NHS-like protein 1 isoform X7; translated protein: MFCLRAVSSLDEESKWTVHYTAPWHQQENVFLPGNRPPCVEDLHQQAKVNLKSALRECDKLRKDGFRSSQYYSQGPVFSDRPPSASSLHDDRHDEKKSLASSAEDDGSEPSARPRTPSDKGDVSEADGTKGPALPTPEERMRLTARAVPTDVIAINVTGAIFDRQASVRRSLVGTDTVSRRPTKVKRRKTISGLPDDDVLLESAAKGRGGELRPHSMFIPGQYSTLGRVGSVNSALRRSRTRDSSCQTDEVKVVPPSMRRIRAQRGQGIAAQMAAISTSSSTGSISVCGSDGSGLRRRNGDPSPFSSLPRQGARVSLSADPIYSSTPIKAQDGGAPRRQIGKLQADDTAVHMRKAPRTGALPRPRSQEVRRTLSGDWGGGPACAVSPHAAYATSLIPNATLSRSAQVVALSAAGQPTARPVSRAEPLVSHSPTCPSLATSGATPEGSSLAPASPSLQTDEQWIYDTAENVAVPQRTLTSSSSTPVNQLYASLEASSRTTTDSSSLHSQDNDGYYTSMHLDSGLRSRSHGNRAARHSMYECRQMAAHQDEYGSLYGDRSLSRSISLRKSKKPPPPPTRTDSLRRKAGPKKPLGGTLDPNLIASLQHSLQLGLRLGRGPGASPSSPSHSPSSDYDDPWVPRPRSQSSVSAGSSAASANGVSNAYSLCQVTPAHSDSSSLRSDYADSWGYYAEYPPRNHHGEQSAPPTPVAQSADGVSSGPQQNGSGERPGTPLQEERLPAKSKTSSPERVHRLTSPSSGYSSQSNTPTAGTPVPNGIRSTSPSGSRPRPKVPERKSSLLSSLSVSSSSTSLSSTTSDSPKAPAHLPLTSSSAPTTPLSPPPPFPADMNVDMPPPPGCSTSPEFPPPPSDEMLFGPTLCPPSPPASLTVPPPPPPPPPLPASLAVRPRKAAAKAELPESPAKCPAFLITPFALQSVRLRSVARTRKESDGRLDSDECRPALRNGSSEDPAPPPVSELPEEPSLDGGLRGDAADNDKVDERNCLLRIEEVQKALPSDGGPPVKRKPPATAKKDKLSFALSPNPQPVQEAVPSPCRDADAAAQSHEQSCETAAQIAGVSDPEIFHDEDEDEDDGTEDGGSSWADSVNSQENDAGDVFDEAAPDGTPETASMVTPTPTPTRTTEDLFAAIHRSKRKVLGRKESEEDKPRSGSQSPPATPPTTPPCGSPVSACLSRPSGSIQRPLRKSSTSSDNFKALLLKKGSRSDGAFRMSAAEMLRSTDPRWQRERDPPPPPSSPPRGKRAADERGRYEAPALSPPAAFKYGRSRTPPSAASSKYNARCRILSSPMTVICERDGEYADANATLSDDGGR
- the nhsl1b gene encoding NHS-like protein 1 isoform X8; amino-acid sequence: MFSCALAECDKLRKDGFRSSQYYSQGPVFSDRPPSASSLHDDRHDEKKSLASSAEDDGSEPSARPRTPSDKGDVSEADGTKGPALPTPEERMRLTARAVPTDVIAINVTGAIFDRQASVRRSLVGTDTVSRRPTKVKRRKTISGLPDDDVLLESAAKGRGGELRPHSMFIPGQYSTLGRVGSVNSALRRSRTRDSSCQTDEVKVVPPSMRRIRAQRGQGIAAQMAAISTSSSTGSISVCGSDGSGLRRRNGDPSPFSSLPRQGARVSLSADPIYSSTPIKAQDGGAPRRQIGKLQADDTAVHMRKAPRTGALPRPRSQEVRRTLSGDWGGGPACAVSPHAAYATSLIPNATLSRSAQVVALSAAGQPTARPVSRAEPLVSHSPTCPSLATSGATPEGSSLAPASPSLQTDEQWIYDTAENVAVPQRTLTSSSSTPVNQLYASLEASSRTTTDSSSLHSQDNDGYYTSMHLDSGLRSRSHGNRAARHSMYECRQMAAHQDEYGSLYGDRSLSRSISLRKSKKPPPPPTRTDSLRRKAGPKKPLGGTLDPNLIASLQHSLQLGLRLGRGPGASPSSPSHSPSSDYDDPWVPRPRSQSSVSAGSSAASANGVSNAYSLCQVTPAHSDSSSLRSDYADSWGYYAEYPPRNHHGEQSAPPTPVAQSADGVSSGPQQNGSGERPGTPLQEERLPAKSKTSSPERVHRLTSPSSGYSSQSNTPTAGTPVPNGIRSTSPSGSRPRPKVPERKSSLLSSLSVSSSSTSLSSTTSDSPKAPAHLPLTSSSAPTTPLSPPPPFPADMNVDMPPPPGCSTSPEFPPPPSDEMLFGPTLCPPSPPASLTVPPPPPPPPPLPASLAVRPRKAAAKAELPESPAKCPAFLITPFALQSVRLRSVARTRKESDGRLDSDECRPALRNGSSEDPAPPPVSELPEEPSLDGGLRGDAADNDKVDERNCLLRIEEVQKALPSDGGPPVKRKPPATAKKDKLSFALSPNPQPVQEAVPSPCRDADAAAQSHEQSCETAAQIAGVSDPEIFHDEDEDEDDGTEDGGSSWADSVNSQENDAGDVFDEAAPDGTPETASMVTPTPTPTRTTEDLFAAIHRSKRKVLGRKESEEDKPRSGSQSPPATPPTTPPCGSPVSACLSRPSGSIQRPLRKSSTSSDNFKALLLKKGSRSDGAFRMSAAEMLRSTDPRWQRERDPPPPPSSPPRGKRAADERGRYEAPALSPPAAFKYGRSRTPPSAASSKYNARCRILSSPMTVICERDGEYADANATLSDDGGR
- the nhsl1b gene encoding NHS-like protein 1 isoform X9: MRLTARAVPTDVIAINVTGAIFDRQASVRRSLVGTDTVSRRPTKVKRRKTISGLPDDDVLLESAAKGRGGELRPHSMFIPGQYSTLGRVGSVNSALRRSRTRDSSCQTDEVKVVPPSMRRIRAQRGQGIAAQMAAISTSSSTGSISVCGSDGSGLRRRNGDPSPFSSLPRQGARVSLSADPIYSSTPIKAQDGGAPRRQIGKLQADDTAVHMRKAPRTGALPRPRSQEVRRTLSGDWGGGPACAVSPHAAYATSLIPNATLSRSAQVVALSAAGQPTARPVSRAEPLVSHSPTCPSLATSGATPEGSSLAPASPSLQTDEQWIYDTAENVAVPQRTLTSSSSTPVNQLYASLEASSRTTTDSSSLHSQDNDGYYTSMHLDSGLRSRSHGNRAARHSMYECRQMAAHQDEYGSLYGDRSLSRSISLRKSKKPPPPPTRTDSLRRKAGPKKPLGGTLDPNLIASLQHSLQLGLRLGRGPGASPSSPSHSPSSDYDDPWVPRPRSQSSVSAGSSAASANGVSNAYSLCQVTPAHSDSSSLRSDYADSWGYYAEYPPRNHHGEQSAPPTPVAQSADGVSSGPQQNGSGERPGTPLQEERLPAKSKTSSPERVHRLTSPSSGYSSQSNTPTAGTPVPNGIRSTSPSGSRPRPKVPERKSSLLSSLSVSSSSTSLSSTTSDSPKAPAHLPLTSSSAPTTPLSPPPPFPADMNVDMPPPPGCSTSPEFPPPPSDEMLFGPTLCPPSPPASLTVPPPPPPPPPLPASLAVRPRKAAAKAELPESPAKCPAFLITPFALQSVRLRSVARTRKESDGRLDSDECRPALRNGSSEDPAPPPVSELPEEPSLDGGLRGDAADNDKVDERNCLLRIEEVQKALPSDGGPPVKRKPPATAKKDKLSFALSPNPQPVQEAVPSPCRDADAAAQSHEQSCETAAQIAGVSDPEIFHDEDEDEDDGTEDGGSSWADSVNSQENDAGDVFDEAAPDGTPETASMVTPTPTPTRTTEDLFAAIHRSKRKVLGRKESEEDKPRSGSQSPPATPPTTPPCGSPVSACLSRPSGSIQRPLRKSSTSSDNFKALLLKKGSRSDGAFRMSAAEMLRSTDPRWQRERDPPPPPSSPPRGKRAADERGRYEAPALSPPAAFKYGRSRTPPSAASSKYNARCRILSSPMTVICERDGEYADANATLSDDGGR